The Humulus lupulus chromosome 4, drHumLupu1.1, whole genome shotgun sequence genome has a window encoding:
- the LOC133831070 gene encoding uncharacterized protein LOC133831070 gives MEDILGTIETKSESITKIQSDLERSKLEALEAHKVEQVCVLMMYREGLGRDGGWARGWLVGFSTSRRQQFYCRNWAKPYIKDAKEVSRYIEMISLDHFLTTFVVEAFRMEECISLIFVYISCFVFSDKGI, from the exons ATGGAAGACATATTGGGAACTATTGAAACAAAATCTGAGAGCATCACAAAAATTCAAAGTGATCTTGAAAGGAGCAAACTCGAAGCATTGGAAGCTCATAAAGTGGAACAAGTTTGTGTTTTAATGATGTACAGGGAGGGGCTGGGCAGGGACGGTGGCTGGGCGCGAGGCTGGCTAGTGGGGTTCTCAACTTCACGGCGGCAGCAG ttttattgcAGAAATTGGGCTAAACCTTATATTAAAGATGCTAAAGAAGTTTCCag gtatattgagatgatttctttggatcatttcttgacaacatttgtagttgaggcctttagaatggaagaatgtatttcactaatttttgtatacatttcttgttttgtatttagtgataaaggaatctga
- the LOC133832753 gene encoding importin subunit alpha-4-like, which produces MDAERNCFVTPSERVSGQGLHCVQDSGTPQEGFPNSEEGESREGGNLDSRSSGRRRGNNNNVVSSLQLYATEKNGPEDVGFESCSLSDAGLIALGEGFPKHEKLSLIWCSNVSSSGLIALTKKCSFLTALDLQGCYVGDHGLAAVGQSCKQLGDLNLRFCEALTNAGLVELALGCGNSLKAPGIAACAKITDVSLEAVGNAAFLEKRLESIPAMVQGVWSDDSALQLEATTQFRKLLSIERSPPIDEVIKPGVVPQFVEFLGRNEVPQLQFEAAWALTNVASRTSEHTRAVINHGVVPMFVQLLSSGSDDVREQAVWALGNVFGDSPSCRDLVLSHGALVPLLAQLNEHSKLSMLRNATWTLSNFCRGKPPTPFDQVKPALPVLRQLIFLNDEEVLTDACWALSYLSDGPNDKIQAVIESGVCPRLVELLMHPSLTVLVPSLRAVGNIVTGDDSQTQFVIDNQMLPCLFQLLTQNHKKSIKNEACWTISNITAGNKAQIQAVIEANIIHPLVHLLQHSEFDIKKEAAWAISNATFGGSHEQIQFLISQGCIGPLCDLLNCPDTRIVTVCLEGLENILKVGEADKEMGLNGGVNIYGQAIDECEGLDKIENLQNHDNHEIYEKAVKILERYWAEEEDEEQNIQDNGDGTQQGFPFGANQPTLPPGGFKFCSNRETLLRACKSWC; this is translated from the exons ATGGATGCTGAGAGAAATTGTTTTG TGACGCCATCAGAGCGAGTGTCTGGCCAGGGCTTGCATTGTGTGCAGGacagtgggacacctcaagaaggatttcccaatagTGAAGAAGGGGAAAGCAGGGAAGGTGGAAATCTTGACTCccgctcgagt GGAAGAAGGCGCGGGAATAACAATAATGTGGTTTCGTCTCTTCAACTATATGCTACTGAGAAAAATGGGCCTGAAGATGTTGGATTTGAGTCATGTAGTTTATCTGATGCTGGGTTGATTGCCCTTGGTGAAGGCTTTCCGAAACATGAGAAGCTGAGCTTAATCTGGTGCTCTAACGTCTCAAGTTCTGGCTTAATTGCACTCACCAAGAAGTGCTCATTTTTAACAGCTTTAGATTTACAG GGTTGCTATGTTGGAGATCATGGTCTAGCTGCAGTTGGACAGTCTTGTAAGCAGCTTGGGGATTTAAATTTGCGATTTTGCGAGGCCTTAACAAATGCGGGTTTAGTAGAATTAGCTCTTGGTTGTGGGAATTCATTGAAAGCTCCTGGTATTGCTGCTTGTGCTAAGATAACTGATGTCTCACTGGAAGCAGTGGGC AATGCAGCCTTTTTGGAGAAGAGG TTGGAAAGTATTCCTGCGATGGTTCAAGGAGTATGGTCTGATGATTCTGCTTTACAATTAGAGGCAACTACTCAGTTTAGAAAGCTATTATCAATTG AGCGCAGCCCTCCAATTGATGAAGTTATTAAGCCAGGTGTGGTGCCTCAGTTTGTTGAGTTTCTTGGAAGGAATGAAGTTCCTCAATTGCAA TTTGAGGCTGCATGGGCTTTGACCAATGTTGCATCTAGAACATCAGAGCATACACGGGCTGTTATCAATCATGGTGTTGTCCCCATGTTTGTGCAACTTCTTAGTTCTGGCAGTGACGATGTCAGAGAGCAG GCTGTATGGGCTTTAGGTAATGTTTTTGGTGACTCACCAAGTTGTAGGGATCTTGTTCTTAGTCACGGGGCTCTTGTTCCTTTGTTAGCTCAATTAAATGAGCACTCGAAGCTATCCATGCTAAGGAATGCTACGTGGACTTTATCTAACTTCTGCCGTGGCAAGCCTCCTACACCATTTGATCAG GTTAAGCCTGCATTACCAGTTCTTCGGCAGCTTATTTTCCTGAATGATGAAGAAGTTTTGACGGATGCCTGCTGGGCTCTTTCTTATCTCTCAGATGGCCCCAACGACAAAATACAGGCTGTGATTGAATCAGGTGTCTGTCCACGGCTTGTGGAACTTCTGAT gcATCCATCGCTTACAGTTCTTGTACCTTCTCTTCGGGCTGTGGGTAATATTGTCACTGGTGATGATTCTCAGACTCAG TTTGTAATTGACAATCAAATGCTCCCTTGCCTCTTTCAACTCCTTACACAAAACCATAAAAAGAGCATAAAGAATGAAGCTTGTTGGACGATCTCAAATATTACTGCTGGTAATAAAGCTCAAATACAG GCTGTAATTGAGGCCAATATCATTCACCCGCTTGTACATCTTCTCCAACATTCAGAGTTCGATATAAAAAAGGAGGCTGCATGGGCCATCTCTAATGCCACTTTTGGTGGATCTCATGAACAAATCCA ATTTCTTATTAGCCAAGGTTGTATCGGCCCACTCTGTGATCTCCTAAACTGTCCAGACACAAGGATTGTAACTGTATGCCTTGAGGGTCTGGAGAACATTCTAAAGGTGGGTGAGGCAGACAAAGAAATGGGACTAAATGGTGGAGTCAATATATATGGTCAGGCAATTGATGAATGTGAAGGATTGGATAAAATCGAGAATCTTCAGAACCACGACAACCATGAGATTTATGAGAAGGCTGTGAAGATCTTGGAGAGATATTGggcagaagaagaagatgaggagcAAAACATCCAAGATAACGGGGATGGAACTCAACAAGGTTTTCcttttggagcaaaccagcctaCCCTACCCCCTGGTGGCTTCAAATTTTG TTCAAACAGAGAGACACTGCTCCGAGCTTGCAAAAGTTGGTGTTGA